One genomic segment of Prochlorococcus marinus str. MIT 0919 includes these proteins:
- a CDS encoding NAD(P)/FAD-dependent oxidoreductase, whose translation MVTRKTERLLILGGGLIGLAIAHELARKGRAVEILSRSRNEAAGFVAAGMLAPHAEGLSKSLLEFGRASLFKIPEWIKEIEKNSQINCGLRFCGIIVPFLNDEARNNYPTAYLGEILSRQDLEKEIPGIGFKWKTGLLFPKDGQIDNRRLLMKALQKACVALGVRFREGVEVLELITKANTFEGVLVSNEERQREKIYSKEALLCCGAWSNQLLKKIPIFPVKGQMFSIQGPQNTLQKILFGPGIYLVPREDGLIVVGATSEKKVGFTEGLTPHGQQELQKGMHSLLPHASSWPQMERWWGFRPCTPDSKPILGTSPIQGLWLATGHNRNGVLLSAITSELLAKSICNESLTDEEKEFLKIFNWNRFLKQN comes from the coding sequence ATGGTCACTCGCAAAACAGAACGATTGCTAATTCTCGGCGGTGGTCTTATTGGACTCGCAATTGCTCATGAGTTAGCCAGGAAAGGGCGAGCTGTAGAGATATTAAGCAGGAGTAGAAATGAAGCTGCCGGTTTTGTAGCTGCAGGAATGCTCGCGCCACATGCAGAAGGTCTCAGTAAAAGTCTCTTAGAGTTTGGCAGAGCCAGTCTATTTAAAATACCTGAATGGATCAAAGAAATTGAAAAAAATAGTCAAATCAATTGTGGCTTAAGGTTCTGCGGAATAATTGTTCCATTTTTAAATGATGAAGCAAGAAATAACTATCCCACTGCTTACTTAGGTGAAATTCTAAGTCGTCAGGATCTAGAAAAAGAAATCCCAGGCATTGGATTTAAATGGAAAACAGGATTACTTTTTCCCAAAGATGGGCAAATAGACAATAGACGTCTTTTAATGAAAGCCCTTCAGAAAGCTTGTGTTGCATTAGGAGTCAGATTTAGAGAAGGAGTAGAAGTGCTTGAATTAATAACAAAAGCAAATACTTTTGAAGGAGTTCTTGTGTCTAATGAAGAACGTCAACGAGAGAAAATATATTCCAAGGAAGCTCTTTTGTGCTGTGGGGCATGGAGTAATCAACTGTTGAAAAAAATACCTATTTTTCCAGTAAAGGGGCAAATGTTTTCAATACAAGGTCCCCAAAATACACTCCAAAAAATTCTCTTTGGACCAGGGATATATCTAGTCCCAAGAGAAGATGGTCTAATTGTAGTTGGAGCAACAAGTGAGAAGAAAGTTGGCTTTACTGAAGGCCTTACACCCCATGGACAACAGGAATTACAAAAAGGCATGCATAGCCTGTTACCACATGCTTCATCATGGCCACAAATGGAACGCTGGTGGGGGTTTAGACCTTGCACACCTGATTCAAAGCCAATACTTGGTACATCACCTATTCAAGGTCTTTGGCTTGCGACAGGTCATAATCGAAATGGAGTCCTTTTGTCTGCTATTACTTCTGAACTATTAGCTAAATCCATTTGTAATGAATCGCTTACTGATGAAGAAAAAGAATTTCTCAAAATCTTTAACTGGAATCGTTTTCTAAAGCAAAACTAG
- the gatB gene encoding Asp-tRNA(Asn)/Glu-tRNA(Gln) amidotransferase subunit GatB: MTKSNTDWEAVIGLETHVQLGTESKIFTSASTQFGDAPNTHIDPVVCGLPGTLPVLNKKVLEYAVKTSMALNLQIARHCKFDRKQYFYPDLPKNYQISQFDEPIAKEGWIEVEVAQKGKETYLKKIGIERLHMEEDAGKLVHAGSDRLAGSSHSLVDYNRAGVALAEIVSKPDLRTGREAAEYASEIRRIVRYLGVSDGNMQEGSLRCDVNISVRRGPKAPFGTKVEIKNMNSFSAIQKACEYEIERQVKLYENDGIVKQETRLWDESKQLTKSMRSKEGSSDYRYFPDPDLGPIEVSPEIQSKWESELPELPSMKRHRYAKELGLSTYDARVLTDELSMAQYFEEVVSEGVDPKMASNWITGDLAAYVNANKKNLLQLPFQPKQLAEMVQMIDSGKISGKIAKDILPELLKSGGSPKDIVEKKGLGMISDPKLITSMVIELLESNPQEVEAFRGGKTKLQGFFVGQLMKKTSGKIDPKLANKILLEKLQA, translated from the coding sequence ATGACTAAATCTAATACTGATTGGGAAGCAGTGATTGGTTTAGAAACTCATGTTCAGTTAGGTACTGAAAGCAAGATCTTTACATCTGCTTCTACGCAATTTGGAGATGCACCAAATACTCATATAGATCCGGTCGTTTGCGGTTTGCCTGGAACATTGCCTGTTTTAAACAAAAAAGTTCTTGAATATGCAGTCAAAACTTCCATGGCTTTAAATTTGCAAATAGCTAGACACTGCAAATTTGATAGGAAGCAATACTTTTACCCTGATCTTCCTAAGAATTATCAGATATCTCAATTTGATGAACCTATTGCAAAAGAAGGGTGGATAGAAGTGGAAGTTGCTCAAAAAGGTAAAGAGACTTATCTCAAAAAAATTGGTATTGAAAGGTTACATATGGAAGAAGATGCAGGGAAATTGGTTCATGCAGGAAGTGATCGCTTGGCAGGTTCTTCACATTCCTTAGTTGATTACAATCGTGCAGGTGTTGCTTTGGCTGAGATAGTTAGCAAGCCAGATTTGCGCACTGGCAGAGAAGCAGCTGAATACGCCTCAGAAATTAGACGAATAGTGAGATATTTAGGTGTTTCAGATGGCAATATGCAAGAAGGGTCTTTGCGATGTGACGTTAATATTTCAGTTCGACGGGGCCCTAAAGCTCCCTTTGGCACCAAAGTCGAAATTAAGAATATGAATTCCTTTTCTGCTATTCAGAAGGCTTGTGAATATGAGATTGAAAGACAAGTTAAACTATATGAAAATGATGGGATTGTTAAGCAAGAAACAAGATTGTGGGATGAATCTAAACAGTTAACTAAAAGCATGCGATCTAAGGAAGGAAGTAGTGATTATCGATATTTCCCAGACCCAGACTTAGGTCCTATAGAAGTTAGTCCTGAAATCCAATCAAAATGGGAATCTGAATTACCTGAGTTGCCTTCAATGAAGAGACATAGATATGCTAAAGAGCTTGGTTTATCTACATATGATGCAAGGGTTTTGACAGATGAATTATCAATGGCACAGTATTTTGAAGAAGTCGTTTCAGAAGGGGTTGATCCCAAAATGGCATCTAATTGGATTACTGGAGATTTAGCAGCTTACGTTAATGCGAATAAGAAGAATCTTCTTCAACTGCCATTTCAGCCAAAACAATTAGCTGAAATGGTTCAAATGATTGACAGTGGAAAAATTAGTGGAAAAATCGCTAAGGATATTCTTCCAGAATTACTTAAGTCTGGTGGCTCTCCGAAAGATATCGTCGAGAAGAAAGGTTTGGGAATGATAAGTGACCCTAAATTGATCACTTCAATGGTTATTGAACTCCTGGAAAGTAATCCTCAAGAAGTAGAAGCATTTAGAGGAGGTAAGACAAAGTTACAAGGATTCTTTGTTGGTCAATTGATGAAGAAAACGAGTGGGAAGATAGATCCAAAATTAGCTAATAAAATTCTTCTAGAGAAGCTACAAGCTTAA